The Saccopteryx leptura isolate mSacLep1 chromosome 5, mSacLep1_pri_phased_curated, whole genome shotgun sequence nucleotide sequence tcttagcgcctgaggctgaggccatggagccgtcctcagcgcctgggccaactttgctcccatggagccttggctgcaggaagggaagagagagatagagagaaaagagagggcgaagggtggagaagcagatggccgcttttcctgtgtgtcctggctgggaagtgaacccgggactttcacacgccgggctgacgctatTTAGCCCATTCTCGAAccatttgtttgctttcttatttctgagtattctTTGTGTTATAGATGACAGTCCTGTGTCATGTGTGCCTTTGGCAcattttctctcttgtttgtgGCTGGTCTTCTGGTTCCCTTAACCCTCTTTGTTTACTGGTTCTGTGAACCTGAGTATCCTACAGAGAGTGGGGATCAAAATAGCATTTTTTGGAAACAAATATGATGAAATCCATGTGAAGAGCTGGGCACAGGTGTCTGCCACCATCACTGTCACGGCTCTACCTCCAGCCCCACTGTCAcagctattacttttttttttctttttagtgagagacacagagatggagagagagatagagagagggacagatggggacagacagaagggagagagatgagaagcatcagtttttcaatgcagcaccttagttgttcattgattgctttctcatatgggccttgactggggggctacagaagagtgaatgaccccttgctcaagccagcaaccttgggtttcaagccagtgacctttgggctcaagccagtgaccatgggatcacatttatgatcccacactcaagccagcaatcctgcggtaaagctggtgacctcagggtttcgaacctgggtcctctgtgtcccaggccaacactctatccactgtgccactgtctggttagGCACAACTATtacttcattcaacaaatatttctggaGCACCCACAGTGCCCCAGCCCTGTGCCAGGTGTTTGGATACAGTCAGACCTCAGTAGCACCATTCTCATCACTGCCACCATGTCCTGTTTCGATGGCTAGACAACAGTGTGGCCCGGGAGGCCTCTGATGTACAGTTAGGGACCTGCAACCTGAACCCAGGGACAGCATTTTTGTCCATGAAGGGTGCTGGGGGAGACTTGAAGGGAGGAGGCCCGGCACTTTTTCTCACGGTTCCCACCCTTCACTCCATGCGGAGTCAGCTGTGTGCTCTTACTCCTCACACCAGCTTTTCCAAAGCAAACCTGTTGTTAGGTGTGGAACCCTCTTATGTGGGCTGGACATGCTTGAAGCTTGTTAAAATGTTTGCCCCTGGGCTCAGTGCCCAGGAGCCTgcatgttgttttttaaatttaaattttatttttaaaaatatttcttgatttttagaaagagagagagaaacatggatttgttgttctacttacttatgcattccttggttgactcatgtgtgccctgggtggggtCTGAACCCGCAGCCATGGCGTATCGGGATAACGCGCCAGCCAGCTGAGCTACGCGGACAGGGCAGGGGCCCGCGTCTTGAGAAGGGTCTCGGGGTGAGTGCCCCTTGTGACGGCTTTGCTCCCAGGTTCAGCCAGTGGCCGAATGAAGCTGTCCTTGTCCCCTCCTTGTGCTCCCTGCAGACACACCAAGATGAAGACAGCGACCAACATTTACATCTTTAACCTGGCCCTGGCAGACACCCTGGTGCTGCTGACACTGCCCTTCCAGGGCACAGATGTCCTCCTGGGTTTCTGGCCGTTCGGGAATGCCCTGTGCAAGATAGTCATTGCCATCGACTACTACAACATGTTTACCAGCACCTTCACACTGACCGCCATGAGCGTGGACCGCTACGTGGCCATCTGCCACCCCATCCGCGCCCTCGATGTCCGGACGTCCAGCAAGGCCCAGGCGGTCAATGTGGCCATTTGGGCCCTGGCATCTGTCGTTGGCATCCCTGTGGCCATCATGGGCTCAGCTCAGGTCGAGGATGAAGGTCAGTTGGGTGGCTCTTCCTCCCCGGGGCCATGCTCCCTGGTCCTCCCTGACCCTGTTTCTCTCCTCGCAGAGATCGAGTGTCTGGTGGAGATCCCCACCCCGCAGGACTACTGGGGCCCGCTGTTTGCGGTCTgcatcttcctcttctccttcatcATCCCCGTGCTCATCATCTCCGTCTGCTACAGCCTCATGATCCGGCGGCTGCGCGGCGTCCGCCTGCTTTCGGGCTCCCGGGAGAAGGACCGGAACCTGCGGCGAATCACGCggctggtgctggtggtggtgactGTGTTCGTGGGCTGCTGGACACCTGTCCAGGTCTTCGTACTGGTCCAAGGGCTGGGGGTCCAGCCGGGCAGCGAGACGGCCGTGGCCATCCTGCGTTTCTGCACAGCCCTCGGCTACGTCAACAGCTGCCTCAACCCCATTCTCTACGC carries:
- the OPRL1 gene encoding nociceptin receptor, with amino-acid sequence MECLFPTPPWVIYSGDLQDNLVSPNHSLLPPDLLLNVSHGAFLPLGLKVTIVGLYLAVCIGGLLGNCLVMYVILRHTKMKTATNIYIFNLALADTLVLLTLPFQGTDVLLGFWPFGNALCKIVIAIDYYNMFTSTFTLTAMSVDRYVAICHPIRALDVRTSSKAQAVNVAIWALASVVGIPVAIMGSAQVEDEEIECLVEIPTPQDYWGPLFAVCIFLFSFIIPVLIISVCYSLMIRRLRGVRLLSGSREKDRNLRRITRLVLVVVTVFVGCWTPVQVFVLVQGLGVQPGSETAVAILRFCTALGYVNSCLNPILYAFLDENFKACFRKFCCASALRREGPVSDRVRSIAKDVALACKTSETVPRPA